In the Colwellia sp. 20A7 genome, one interval contains:
- a CDS encoding methyl-accepting chemotaxis protein, with product MNISDLSFKNKIFSLLALPTLGFLWLSISTIFDTIKIENEMQTIAPLTELSVVYSDLVHELQKERGMTAGFLGSKGSKFSDNLKAQRLNTDEQRAKQVSFWQEQDFVLPSIVQLNSLITQSIQRLSAIRQQVDSQSISNTEAIAYYTQLNKKLLSVATLNAEISSDALITKETIAYFSFLQGKERAGIERAVLSNTFAQNQFGKGMFVKFITLVSEQNTYFDNFKYFSNLDNKAFFDQQLDHDSSIEVNKMRTIARDKQVDFGIDAEYWFEQSTKRIGQLNKIESHLDNRILALVKTKQQDAFFAMLVNSIASAILIVLSLVISTYVIHELTGRVKSLTKVLSKVRDDNDLTAHSPHGGKSELGQISTALNATLDSFAHVITDISSSSITLASAAEETAQTCEYNSQSLFAQQNGIALIAAAIEELSATVNEVAENTQNTANSAKNADEKVKNGLCIVQKAYHSIEALADEIDSLALRISKLHESSKNITSVVDVIKAVAEQTNLLALNAAIEAARAGEQGRGFAVVADEVRTLAQRTQESTAEIESFIGSLQSDANAAFNVIETSQKKAIDAVSNSKDVEHMLEEITESVGDIFAMTDQIATAIEEQAIVTQDVAKNVVSVEEQSIETTAGANQILLTAQEQAKLAASLQDIASTFKV from the coding sequence ATGAATATTTCAGATCTCTCATTTAAGAACAAAATCTTCTCTTTACTGGCTTTACCTACTCTAGGCTTTCTTTGGCTAAGTATTAGCACCATATTTGATACGATAAAAATTGAAAATGAGATGCAAACTATTGCGCCTTTAACCGAGTTATCGGTTGTTTATAGTGATTTGGTGCATGAACTACAGAAAGAAAGAGGCATGACAGCTGGTTTTTTAGGATCTAAAGGCAGTAAATTTAGTGATAATTTAAAAGCTCAGCGTCTAAATACCGACGAACAACGTGCTAAGCAAGTTAGTTTCTGGCAAGAACAGGACTTTGTATTACCCAGCATAGTGCAGTTGAATTCTTTAATCACACAATCAATACAGCGTTTAAGTGCTATACGTCAACAAGTTGATAGCCAATCAATATCGAATACTGAGGCCATTGCTTATTATACTCAGCTAAATAAAAAGCTATTAAGTGTTGCTACTTTAAATGCTGAAATAAGCTCTGATGCTCTAATTACCAAGGAAACTATTGCATATTTTAGTTTTTTACAAGGTAAAGAGCGTGCTGGTATTGAGCGTGCCGTATTAAGTAATACCTTTGCACAAAATCAATTTGGTAAGGGTATGTTTGTAAAGTTTATTACTTTGGTAAGTGAGCAAAATACTTATTTTGATAACTTTAAATATTTTAGTAATTTGGATAATAAGGCTTTTTTTGATCAACAATTAGATCATGATTCGTCAATAGAAGTTAACAAAATGCGGACAATTGCCCGCGATAAGCAAGTAGATTTTGGTATTGATGCTGAATACTGGTTTGAACAATCGACCAAACGTATTGGCCAACTGAATAAGATAGAAAGTCATTTGGATAATAGAATATTGGCATTAGTTAAAACAAAACAACAGGATGCATTTTTTGCAATGTTAGTGAATAGTATTGCCAGTGCTATTTTAATTGTTCTCTCGTTAGTTATTAGTACTTATGTTATTCATGAACTTACAGGTAGAGTGAAAAGTTTAACTAAAGTATTGTCAAAAGTACGAGACGATAATGACTTAACTGCGCATAGCCCTCATGGTGGCAAAAGTGAGTTGGGACAAATATCAACTGCGTTAAACGCAACTTTAGATAGTTTTGCCCATGTCATTACCGACATTTCATCTTCAAGTATAACTTTAGCATCAGCTGCAGAAGAGACAGCACAAACTTGTGAATATAATTCTCAATCGTTATTTGCACAGCAAAATGGCATAGCGTTAATTGCAGCCGCCATTGAAGAACTTTCTGCCACCGTAAATGAGGTGGCTGAAAATACTCAAAACACTGCTAATTCAGCGAAAAATGCTGATGAGAAGGTGAAAAATGGCTTATGTATAGTACAAAAAGCTTATCACTCAATTGAAGCGCTAGCAGATGAAATTGATAGTTTAGCTTTGAGAATTAGTAAATTACATGAAAGTAGTAAAAATATTACCAGTGTTGTTGATGTGATTAAAGCCGTTGCGGAACAGACAAATTTATTGGCCTTAAATGCAGCAATTGAAGCGGCGAGAGCAGGAGAGCAAGGACGTGGTTTTGCTGTTGTTGCGGACGAAGTTCGTACATTAGCTCAGCGTACTCAAGAGTCTACTGCCGAAATTGAAAGTTTTATTGGTTCATTACAAAGTGATGCTAATGCTGCTTTTAATGTTATCGAAACCAGTCAGAAAAAAGCGATTGATGCGGTGAGTAATTCAAAAGATGTTGAGCATATGCTGGAAGAAATTACGGAATCAGTGGGCGATATCTTTGCGATGACAGATCAGATTGCAACCGCTATTGAAGAGCAAGCAATTGTCACTCAAGATGTTGCAAAAAATGTTGTGTCTGTTGAAGAACAATCAATAGAAACAACAGCCGGTGCAAATCAGATATTATTGACAGCGCAGGAGCAAGCAAAATTAGCTGCTTCATTGCAAGATATAGCAAGCACATTTAAAGTGTAA
- a CDS encoding PQQ-dependent sugar dehydrogenase — protein sequence MKYLIVTVLIFLSSTAQAKHSIHLDEDKGHYKTQLMWPEVSIPWGMVQLPDGRMLATERSGTLFLLAENKPAIEIQGLPKIHVNNQGGLLDIALHPDFVKNSLIFFTYASPEGEGTGSHTALMRAKLDTKTNTITQQKVFYKGEGNTTKGSHYGSRIAIDDDYIYFSVGDRGARDLNPQDLSLDGGKIYRLNLDGSIPDDNPFVKNDRAKKAIFSYGHRNPQGLVKLDDTGTIWSHEHGPKGGDEVNLIEAGKNYGWPIISYGVNYNGSAFTELTKKVGMEQPKLFWDPSIAPSGMAVINSDKYPHWQGKILLGSLKFNHLVLLEVEDNKIVNQTKIVTEVGGRYRNVIQGRDGYIYLGVDGEGISRLLPMSASD from the coding sequence ATGAAATATTTGATAGTAACTGTGTTGATTTTTTTATCATCTACAGCACAAGCAAAGCATTCTATTCACTTAGATGAGGATAAAGGTCATTATAAAACTCAATTAATGTGGCCTGAGGTATCAATACCTTGGGGTATGGTACAACTGCCTGATGGGCGAATGTTAGCGACTGAACGCTCTGGCACATTATTTTTGTTAGCAGAAAATAAACCTGCTATTGAAATACAAGGCTTACCGAAAATACATGTGAATAATCAAGGTGGTTTACTTGATATTGCCTTACATCCAGACTTTGTAAAAAATAGCTTAATATTCTTCACGTATGCGAGTCCAGAAGGTGAGGGTACAGGAAGCCATACTGCATTAATGCGAGCTAAACTAGACACTAAAACTAATACAATTACACAACAAAAGGTTTTTTATAAAGGTGAGGGAAATACCACTAAAGGCTCACATTATGGTAGCCGTATAGCTATAGACGATGATTATATTTATTTTTCAGTCGGTGACCGAGGGGCACGTGACTTAAATCCTCAAGATTTATCTCTAGATGGTGGCAAAATATATCGCTTAAATTTAGACGGTTCAATTCCAGATGATAATCCATTTGTTAAAAATGATAGGGCAAAAAAAGCTATTTTTTCTTATGGACACCGTAACCCTCAAGGGCTAGTGAAGTTGGATGATACAGGAACAATATGGTCACATGAACATGGACCAAAGGGCGGAGACGAGGTTAATTTAATTGAAGCAGGTAAAAACTATGGTTGGCCGATAATCAGTTATGGTGTTAATTATAATGGCTCAGCATTTACTGAATTGACTAAAAAAGTTGGTATGGAACAGCCTAAACTTTTTTGGGACCCTTCTATAGCACCGTCTGGCATGGCTGTTATTAATAGTGATAAATATCCGCATTGGCAAGGAAAAATATTACTTGGCTCATTGAAGTTTAATCACCTGGTATTATTAGAGGTTGAGGATAATAAAATTGTAAACCAAACTAAGATAGTTACTGAAGTAGGTGGCAGATATAGAAATGTTATTCAAGGACGTGATGGCTATATCTATTTAGGCGTAGATGGCGAAGGTATTTCCCGTTTACTTCCAATGAGTGCTAGTGATTAA
- a CDS encoding LuxR C-terminal-related transcriptional regulator: MKTKFITPISRSKMMNRHTLLNSNKDRREPKLTLVAAPAGFGKTTLLTQSRESLLSDGYLVPWISLGADDCSVSNLLRNIVEAIKYAIPTFGTRTARIISACARLDVTRTLSDLVEDIRETEAPLILILDDYHCVSGGETDELIELLLNLAPENFQMIVASRTRPQFGLAALRVRDELREITPAQLRFDLSEASEFLLEIRNLALNNDQIEKIHQHSEGWVAGLQLASLSLRDPARRDGFIESFSGSLQDIAEYLASDVLNQQPKAVQEFLLRTSVSDRINGDLAAYLTGDENAPKMLEEIERDGLFVSPLDQNRTWYRYHQLFHEFLLAELRRRHPGELVGLYRKTAIWFQKENLSGEAVEYGLLAGDFNIVTTLVEQQSWIELMAGRMPQVIAWIRRIPDDVRNENPKILYLLGTALYHANSADESDDILSKMILLVDRQEASVASDEYKYLREQTRLLSAGIAIARDDPHKIIELLSDEFYYLSDFERGLAGNFLGYALSELGEFGPAAKTLSDARHYHLLAGSEFGAIYSECFLALTDFSNGNLDHCFARFSPESRSFSKEKYVAPIPQVIQGIVLYQWNRIDEALECLQPNLPLIGEVGFTKLLVFGYTALARISGLHGDHRAAMRCYDLIAAVGARWGAPYERHQALVVGARIAYLLQAERLNEALDHALINDIDVDAYTLSLPAEWERKPCRNALTWARLQIATGRPEVTLPVLAELRKLATESRWGMRVLECYILEARARFLQDKIKARTLVDEALAIAAPNHSVRCFVDEGSEIDSLLLDLRQSKIKSWSSSKRSFLEDVTLSIVTEKSEDTEVSSSISPVAGLIEPLSDRECQILGLISAGCTNNTISTTLFISLNTVKWHLKNIFGKLGVNNRTSAVAVARQLDLIPM; this comes from the coding sequence ATGAAAACTAAATTTATTACTCCCATTAGCCGTTCAAAAATGATGAACCGGCATACGCTATTAAACTCAAATAAAGACAGACGCGAGCCAAAACTAACATTGGTTGCCGCGCCTGCCGGTTTTGGTAAAACAACGTTGCTTACTCAGTCGCGAGAGAGCTTATTGTCTGACGGTTATTTAGTGCCTTGGATATCTCTTGGTGCTGACGACTGCAGTGTTTCTAATTTGCTAAGAAATATTGTAGAAGCAATTAAATATGCCATACCAACATTTGGTACTAGAACTGCGAGAATTATTAGTGCTTGCGCTCGACTTGATGTCACTCGTACACTGAGCGATTTGGTTGAAGACATACGCGAAACAGAAGCGCCATTAATTCTAATCCTTGATGATTATCATTGTGTTAGTGGTGGTGAAACTGATGAATTAATTGAATTATTGCTAAACCTTGCACCTGAAAACTTTCAGATGATTGTTGCCTCAAGAACACGACCACAGTTTGGTTTGGCCGCACTACGCGTTAGAGATGAGCTACGAGAAATAACGCCTGCTCAATTACGATTCGACTTATCTGAAGCGTCAGAATTTCTCCTGGAAATTCGTAATTTAGCCTTAAACAACGATCAAATTGAAAAGATTCACCAACATAGTGAGGGCTGGGTTGCCGGTCTACAACTTGCCTCTTTATCACTTCGAGATCCAGCGCGACGAGACGGATTTATAGAATCTTTTTCGGGTAGCTTACAGGATATTGCCGAATATTTAGCAAGTGACGTACTAAACCAACAACCCAAAGCGGTACAAGAATTTTTATTACGAACCTCGGTGTCTGATCGCATTAATGGCGATCTTGCAGCTTATCTTACCGGCGACGAAAATGCTCCGAAAATGCTGGAAGAAATTGAGCGTGATGGATTATTTGTATCTCCGCTAGATCAAAACCGTACATGGTATCGTTATCACCAACTTTTTCACGAATTTTTACTGGCTGAATTACGCCGACGCCATCCTGGTGAACTGGTTGGCTTATACCGCAAAACAGCAATATGGTTTCAAAAAGAAAATTTATCGGGTGAGGCTGTTGAATACGGTTTACTCGCCGGTGATTTTAACATTGTAACAACCTTGGTAGAGCAACAATCATGGATAGAGTTAATGGCTGGGCGTATGCCACAGGTTATCGCTTGGATTCGCCGAATTCCAGATGACGTGCGTAACGAAAATCCTAAAATATTATACTTACTTGGTACCGCACTCTACCACGCAAATAGCGCCGATGAGAGCGACGATATACTGTCAAAAATGATTTTACTGGTCGATAGGCAAGAAGCCTCGGTAGCATCAGACGAATACAAATACTTAAGAGAGCAAACACGTTTATTATCTGCTGGCATAGCAATTGCCAGAGACGATCCTCATAAAATAATTGAACTACTCTCAGATGAATTTTATTACTTAAGTGACTTTGAGCGTGGACTTGCCGGTAACTTTCTAGGTTATGCGCTATCGGAATTAGGTGAATTTGGTCCGGCAGCAAAAACCTTATCTGACGCTAGGCACTATCATTTATTAGCCGGCTCGGAGTTTGGTGCTATTTACTCAGAATGTTTCTTAGCGCTAACTGACTTTTCTAATGGCAACTTAGATCATTGTTTTGCACGATTTTCACCTGAAAGTAGAAGTTTTTCAAAAGAAAAATATGTCGCGCCAATACCGCAAGTAATTCAGGGTATTGTACTGTATCAATGGAATAGAATTGATGAAGCGTTAGAGTGTTTACAGCCTAATCTTCCTTTAATTGGCGAAGTTGGCTTTACTAAATTACTCGTGTTTGGTTATACCGCACTGGCTCGAATAAGTGGTTTGCACGGTGATCATCGTGCGGCAATGCGTTGTTACGATCTAATTGCCGCTGTTGGCGCTCGCTGGGGTGCTCCTTATGAACGCCATCAAGCGTTAGTTGTTGGTGCTCGCATTGCTTACCTTTTACAAGCAGAGCGTTTAAATGAAGCCTTAGACCATGCACTGATTAATGACATAGATGTAGACGCCTACACTTTATCATTACCGGCAGAATGGGAACGCAAACCTTGCCGCAATGCACTGACTTGGGCGAGATTACAAATAGCCACAGGACGACCCGAAGTTACACTTCCAGTGTTGGCTGAGTTACGCAAACTTGCCACAGAGTCACGCTGGGGAATGCGGGTACTTGAATGTTATATTCTTGAAGCTCGCGCACGATTTTTACAAGATAAAATTAAAGCGCGAACGCTAGTTGATGAGGCACTGGCGATTGCTGCGCCTAATCATTCCGTGCGTTGCTTTGTTGACGAAGGTAGTGAAATAGACTCCTTACTGCTCGACTTACGACAGAGTAAAATCAAAAGTTGGTCGTCTTCCAAAAGGAGTTTTTTGGAAGACGTTACTCTATCAATCGTAACCGAAAAATCTGAAGATACTGAAGTTAGTAGTAGCATTAGCCCTGTTGCAGGTTTAATTGAACCGCTCAGTGATCGAGAGTGTCAAATATTAGGGCTTATTTCCGCGGGTTGCACAAATAATACAATATCCACAACGCTGTTCATTAGCTTAAACACCGTTAAATGGCATTTGAAAAATATTTTTGGCAAGCTTGGGGTAAATAATCGAACTTCTGCTGTCGCTGTTGCGCGACAACTAGACCTAATCCCTATGTAA
- a CDS encoding class II glutamine amidotransferase, translated as MCRWLAYIGEPRLIEQFLYDGPHSLCEQALHSHKAKLGVHGDGGGLGWYGKPSTPGLYRDAGPAWADTNLRELTRVIESDVFFAHVRASTGAGNLLVNCHPFRAGRLLFMHNGQIGGFHLLRRQLLSMLSDKSFDCIEGGTDSELLFQLMITFGLREDPDKAIRKAINVVDELRRKQNIQESFRATFAVTDGKTLRVVRWASDTYAPSLYIHHTQDGTLVVSEPLDEDTSKWVAVLPNTLVRLELQENNEVKVHSELFLI; from the coding sequence ATGTGTCGTTGGTTGGCTTATATCGGAGAACCCAGACTTATAGAACAATTTCTATATGATGGTCCACATTCCCTGTGTGAACAGGCGCTACATTCACATAAAGCAAAACTTGGAGTTCATGGAGACGGCGGAGGTTTAGGTTGGTACGGGAAACCGAGTACACCTGGATTATATCGAGATGCGGGTCCTGCCTGGGCAGACACTAATTTACGCGAATTAACGCGCGTTATTGAAAGTGATGTTTTTTTTGCACATGTTCGTGCCTCCACTGGCGCAGGTAACCTATTAGTAAACTGTCATCCATTTCGTGCAGGTCGATTGTTATTTATGCACAACGGACAAATAGGTGGTTTTCACCTTTTACGACGACAACTTTTATCTATGTTATCAGACAAGAGTTTTGACTGTATTGAGGGTGGTACCGATAGCGAACTACTCTTTCAACTGATGATTACTTTTGGCCTTCGAGAAGATCCAGATAAAGCCATTCGAAAAGCAATTAATGTCGTTGATGAATTACGACGTAAACAGAACATCCAAGAATCCTTTCGCGCAACATTTGCCGTGACCGACGGAAAAACTTTACGGGTAGTAAGATGGGCATCAGATACCTACGCTCCATCCTTATATATTCACCATACACAAGACGGAACTCTTGTTGTATCAGAGCCATTAGATGAAGATACTTCGAAATGGGTAGCCGTTTTGCCGAACACTTTGGTACGTCTTGAATTACAGGAGAATAACGAAGTTAAAGTACATAGCGAGTTGTTTTTAATATAA
- a CDS encoding ABC transporter permease, giving the protein MLALVIRRILATIPVMAVVAIIVFSLLYLTPGDPAAVLAGEQASIEDINRLRSTLGLDQPFLVRFSQWIGGVFQGDLGISIFSQRPVMELIVQRLEPTIALTVASLFIAVTIAVPLGVIAAWRAGGLIDRMAMSFAVLGFSIPVFVLSYILIAVVSVDLKLLPVQGYVPIAYGIGPFLEHLILPALSLGIINAALIARITRTTMLEVLNQDYIRAARAKGLSVRRVLIRHALKNAAIPIVTVIGISFALLISGVVVTETVFNIPGLGRLTVDAILRRDYPVIQGVILVFSATYVVVNLLIDLSYSLFDPRIKY; this is encoded by the coding sequence ATGCTAGCGCTTGTAATTAGGCGAATATTAGCAACCATTCCGGTCATGGCAGTTGTCGCCATCATCGTATTTTCACTGCTATATTTAACGCCCGGTGACCCAGCTGCCGTACTTGCAGGGGAACAAGCTTCTATAGAAGATATCAATCGTTTACGTAGTACACTTGGTCTTGATCAGCCTTTTTTGGTTCGTTTTAGTCAGTGGATCGGTGGTGTATTTCAAGGCGATCTCGGTATCTCTATCTTCTCTCAACGACCTGTTATGGAATTGATTGTCCAAAGATTAGAGCCGACCATCGCATTAACAGTTGCCTCATTATTTATTGCCGTAACAATTGCAGTACCACTTGGTGTTATTGCCGCATGGCGTGCAGGTGGGTTGATTGACCGTATGGCGATGAGCTTCGCGGTACTTGGTTTTTCGATACCAGTCTTTGTATTATCTTATATCCTCATCGCGGTCGTTTCTGTTGATTTAAAGCTCTTACCGGTGCAAGGATATGTCCCCATTGCTTATGGTATTGGCCCTTTCCTAGAACATCTGATTTTACCTGCGTTATCACTCGGTATTATTAATGCTGCGCTTATTGCCAGAATTACTCGTACCACCATGCTTGAAGTACTTAACCAAGATTATATTCGTGCAGCCCGAGCTAAGGGACTATCAGTCCGTAGAGTTTTGATTAGACATGCGTTAAAGAATGCTGCTATTCCTATTGTTACCGTTATAGGTATCAGTTTTGCTCTTTTGATCAGTGGTGTTGTAGTGACCGAAACTGTTTTCAATATACCAGGGCTAGGCCGTTTAACGGTTGACGCTATTCTTCGTCGAGATTATCCCGTGATACAGGGAGTTATATTGGTATTTTCTGCAACCTATGTCGTGGTTAATTTACTTATAGATCTCAGTTATAGTTTATTTGATCCGAGGATTAAATATTGA
- a CDS encoding ABC transporter permease has protein sequence MSISAITQTPSSPTGLMRIWKRYPNVIIGGVMLGIAVFAALAAPWLGTIDPQTIAPFNRLEVPGTEFWFGGDLVGRDVYSRTVYGARISLAVGLGVVVIGISFGLLIGILSGFVSWVDQILMRVMDGLMAIPSILLAVALISLTGASLKNVIIAISIAEVPRVARLVRSVVLQLKERPYVEAAITAGTPFILILWRHILPNTLAPLLVQATYIFASAVLTEAILSFIGAGTPPSIPSWGNIIAEGRTVFSIAPHIVMFPGIALSFTVLGVNLLGDGLRDIFDPRFVSRT, from the coding sequence TTGAGTATTTCAGCAATAACACAAACGCCATCTTCGCCTACGGGTCTTATGCGGATTTGGAAGCGATACCCTAACGTTATTATTGGTGGCGTTATGTTGGGAATCGCAGTATTTGCAGCGCTTGCAGCGCCGTGGTTAGGCACCATTGACCCACAAACAATTGCCCCTTTTAACCGATTAGAAGTCCCAGGTACCGAATTTTGGTTCGGTGGTGATTTAGTTGGCCGTGATGTTTATAGCCGTACTGTCTATGGAGCACGTATTTCTCTTGCTGTTGGACTTGGTGTTGTTGTTATCGGTATTTCTTTCGGCCTGCTCATTGGTATTCTTAGTGGTTTTGTCAGTTGGGTTGACCAGATACTGATGCGAGTAATGGACGGTTTAATGGCAATACCTTCTATTTTACTTGCCGTGGCATTAATTTCTTTGACTGGTGCCAGCTTGAAAAATGTCATCATTGCTATTTCAATCGCCGAAGTCCCTAGGGTTGCTCGGTTGGTTCGTAGTGTTGTATTGCAATTAAAAGAACGACCTTATGTAGAAGCCGCGATTACAGCAGGTACACCTTTTATTCTCATCTTATGGCGACACATACTACCTAATACACTGGCGCCTCTACTTGTACAGGCGACTTATATATTTGCTTCTGCGGTGTTGACTGAAGCAATATTGAGCTTCATTGGTGCTGGTACTCCGCCATCAATACCTAGTTGGGGTAATATAATTGCGGAAGGTCGTACAGTATTTTCTATCGCGCCACACATCGTGATGTTCCCAGGAATAGCGTTATCGTTTACTGTATTGGGCGTGAACCTGCTAGGTGATGGCTTACGTGATATTTTTGACCCTCGTTTTGTGAGTCGCACATGA
- a CDS encoding ABC transporter ATP-binding protein: MKKLTPLLTVDNLSVTFRTERGKVPAVQDFSYTLNEGETLAIVGESGSGKSVGALALMRLIPNPPGNIDSGSIKFKNREILSMSESEMQKIRGNEIAMIFQEPMTSLNPVLTIAEQICEAVQLHQHLDKKAARARALEMLQFVQLTEPEKRLDQYPYELSGGMCQRVMIAMALACTPSILIADEPTTALDVTIQAQILDLMRDLKNRLGTAILLITHDLGVVAEMADRVIVVYAGRKIEEAPVRDLLRTPKHPYTLGLLGAMPRLGDTNSQARLTEIPGTVPSLLEPIIGCAFAPRCSLATEKCRTDAPELQPVGNTGHLAACWHSDKVGVPR, encoded by the coding sequence ATGAAAAAATTAACCCCCTTACTCACTGTAGATAATCTTTCGGTCACTTTTCGTACCGAACGAGGTAAAGTGCCAGCAGTACAAGATTTTTCCTATACTTTGAATGAAGGTGAAACCTTGGCGATTGTTGGTGAATCCGGATCAGGAAAAAGCGTGGGTGCACTTGCACTGATGCGCTTGATTCCTAATCCACCAGGTAACATTGATAGCGGCTCTATTAAGTTCAAGAATCGAGAGATTCTCAGTATGTCTGAGAGCGAAATGCAAAAGATTCGCGGTAATGAAATCGCGATGATATTTCAAGAGCCGATGACTAGCCTTAATCCTGTGCTGACTATTGCCGAGCAAATTTGTGAAGCGGTGCAGCTACATCAACATCTTGATAAAAAGGCTGCCCGTGCTCGTGCACTAGAAATGCTGCAGTTTGTACAGCTTACCGAACCTGAAAAACGATTGGATCAATACCCTTATGAACTTTCTGGAGGAATGTGTCAGCGTGTCATGATAGCAATGGCGCTAGCTTGCACTCCTTCAATACTTATCGCTGATGAACCCACAACGGCGCTTGATGTAACAATACAAGCACAAATTCTGGATTTAATGCGCGATTTAAAAAATCGTTTAGGCACTGCTATTCTTTTAATTACTCATGATCTTGGTGTTGTTGCTGAAATGGCGGATCGCGTTATTGTGGTTTATGCCGGAAGAAAAATTGAAGAGGCTCCTGTTCGCGATTTACTGAGAACTCCCAAGCATCCTTATACTTTAGGGTTACTTGGTGCAATGCCTCGGCTGGGCGACACCAATTCTCAGGCTCGGCTAACAGAAATACCAGGTACAGTTCCTTCATTGCTTGAACCAATCATAGGTTGTGCTTTTGCTCCCCGTTGTTCATTGGCGACAGAAAAGTGTCGAACAGATGCACCTGAATTACAACCTGTTGGCAACACTGGCCACTTGGCTGCCTGCTGGCATAGCGACAAAGTTGGAGTACCACGATGA